In one Niallia taxi genomic region, the following are encoded:
- a CDS encoding rhamnogalacturonan acetylesterase has translation MNTKKIRLFIAGDSTAAACPAYEAPMAGWGQMLQPFLEKVEVCNEAMGGRSSNSFIEEGRLETITKRIAAGDYLFIQFGHNDQKSYGTVPYTTYQACLKEYAEAAQSKGAFPVFLTSVNRRKFGEDGKLVNTLGDYPNAMRQLAARLDVPLLDLHVKTKDLYEGYGPEKSKELFVWLGAKEHPNYPEGLQDDTHFCTLGASEICRLVLEGMKELGLNIS, from the coding sequence GTGAATACGAAGAAAATCCGCCTTTTTATTGCTGGTGACTCAACAGCTGCAGCCTGCCCTGCATATGAAGCGCCAATGGCAGGCTGGGGACAAATGCTGCAGCCTTTTTTGGAAAAAGTAGAAGTCTGTAATGAAGCGATGGGAGGAAGGAGCTCTAATAGTTTTATAGAGGAAGGCAGACTTGAAACAATAACAAAAAGAATCGCTGCAGGCGATTATCTGTTTATTCAATTCGGGCATAATGACCAAAAATCTTATGGCACCGTGCCTTATACTACCTATCAAGCGTGCCTGAAGGAATATGCAGAGGCAGCACAAAGTAAAGGAGCATTTCCTGTTTTCTTAACATCTGTAAACAGACGGAAATTTGGTGAGGATGGGAAGCTGGTGAATACGCTTGGCGATTATCCAAATGCTATGCGTCAGTTGGCAGCAAGGCTTGATGTCCCGCTCCTTGATTTACATGTCAAAACGAAAGACCTGTACGAAGGCTATGGTCCGGAAAAATCAAAGGAGCTGTTTGTTTGGCTTGGTGCAAAGGAGCATCCAAATTATCCGGAGGGTCTGCAGGATGACACCCATTTTTGCACATTAGGCGCCTCTGAAATTTGCAGGCTCGTTCTAGAAGG
- a CDS encoding glycoside hydrolase family 88/105 protein translates to MPALVFDENSVLEAIDAVVSKTFQMDFNWDWPAGVAFYGVAEAYEATGKAEYLDLLKSWMDERLEDGLPKLSVNGVSMGHALLSLYTATNEQKYLDTALQLAEFLQQDAERFGDGILQHTVNSTTYIFHEQAWVDTMMMAGLFLLRIGKLTGNIDYFNDGLRQYHGHEDVLQDPLTDLYYHGWDNIERSHMSGVFWARGNGWAALTMAKALELIEVTHPSFMIIDGSLRDQLSALARLQDENSGLWHTVLTDSSSYLEVSGSCGILAALLTRGSLYNKYTQKAIPSILERITEEGKVMNVSAGTAVMDDTAGYKAVPFKRIHGWGQGLSLVYLSQLLKSSKRVYA, encoded by the coding sequence ATGCCAGCACTTGTTTTTGATGAAAACAGTGTCCTTGAAGCGATAGATGCTGTTGTTAGTAAGACGTTTCAAATGGATTTTAATTGGGATTGGCCAGCAGGTGTCGCTTTTTACGGGGTGGCAGAAGCGTATGAGGCGACAGGAAAAGCAGAGTATCTTGATCTCTTAAAAAGCTGGATGGATGAAAGACTGGAGGATGGACTGCCTAAGCTGTCTGTCAACGGTGTTTCCATGGGGCATGCTCTTCTTTCCCTTTATACGGCCACAAATGAACAAAAATACTTAGATACCGCCCTTCAGCTTGCCGAATTTTTACAACAGGATGCAGAGCGGTTTGGTGATGGCATTCTCCAGCATACAGTTAATTCAACCACTTATATCTTTCATGAACAGGCATGGGTGGACACGATGATGATGGCAGGCCTTTTTTTGCTAAGAATCGGCAAGCTTACAGGGAATATTGACTATTTCAACGATGGACTGCGCCAATATCATGGCCATGAAGACGTACTTCAAGACCCATTAACGGATTTATACTACCACGGCTGGGATAATATCGAAAGATCGCATATGTCTGGGGTATTTTGGGCAAGAGGAAATGGCTGGGCAGCACTTACGATGGCAAAGGCCCTTGAGTTGATTGAAGTAACACATCCATCCTTTATGATCATCGATGGCTCACTAAGAGACCAGTTAAGTGCATTAGCAAGACTGCAGGATGAAAACTCAGGTCTTTGGCACACAGTTCTGACTGATTCTAGCTCCTATCTAGAAGTATCCGGCTCCTGCGGGATATTAGCTGCTTTATTAACACGAGGCTCTTTGTACAACAAGTATACACAAAAGGCAATCCCAAGTATTTTAGAGCGTATCACAGAAGAAGGAAAGGTGATGAATGTGTCTGCAGGTACTGCTGTTATGGATGACACGGCAGGCTATAAAGCAGTACCGTTCAAACGGATTCATGGCTGGGGACAAGGCCTTTCTCTTGTTTATCTCTCCCAGCTCTTGAAAAGCTCGAAGCGTGTGTATGCTTAA
- a CDS encoding carbohydrate ABC transporter permease, producing MLYPIIWLLMSSFKESSQVFITAHSLIPKPFIWSNYAAGWEGIAGQSFGVFIKNSLVIVGLSTIGAVASSALIAYGFARIQFKWKAFWFACMMVTMMLPHEIIMIPQYIIFAKLGWLNSIKPIVIPQYFGHAFFIFLMVQFIRNIPLELDEAARIDGCGRFSIFYRIILPLITPALATAGIFSFYWKWEDLINPVLYLNSPEKYPVSLALKLFLDSETASNWGAMFAMSVVSLLPVVLIFFLFQKYIVEGISTSGLK from the coding sequence ATGCTCTATCCGATTATCTGGCTATTAATGAGCTCCTTTAAAGAAAGCTCACAAGTGTTTATAACAGCCCATTCCCTTATCCCAAAGCCGTTTATTTGGAGCAACTATGCAGCAGGCTGGGAGGGCATTGCAGGACAGTCCTTTGGTGTATTCATTAAAAACTCCCTAGTGATTGTCGGCTTGTCCACAATTGGAGCCGTCGCTTCATCCGCTCTGATTGCGTATGGTTTTGCGAGAATTCAGTTTAAATGGAAAGCATTTTGGTTCGCCTGTATGATGGTGACGATGATGCTTCCACATGAAATCATCATGATTCCTCAATACATTATTTTTGCCAAGCTAGGCTGGCTCAATTCAATTAAGCCAATTGTTATTCCACAGTATTTTGGTCATGCGTTCTTTATTTTCCTTATGGTTCAATTCATTCGCAATATTCCGCTTGAGCTTGATGAAGCGGCCAGAATTGACGGATGTGGCAGATTCAGCATTTTTTACCGAATCATTTTACCGTTGATTACACCAGCACTTGCGACTGCCGGTATCTTCTCCTTTTACTGGAAATGGGAAGACTTAATCAACCCTGTCCTTTATTTAAACAGTCCAGAGAAATATCCGGTTTCCCTTGCCTTAAAGCTTTTCCTTGATTCGGAAACAGCCTCTAACTGGGGTGCGATGTTCGCGATGTCTGTCGTATCACTATTGCCAGTTGTCCTTATCTTCTTCCTGTTCCAAAAGTATATTGTCGAAGGTATTAGCACGAGCGGATTAAAATAA
- a CDS encoding carbohydrate ABC transporter permease has protein sequence MKKRLASENLAGYAFISPFIIGFMAFTIIPMAVSLYLSFTSYDLFSTPVWVGLDNFKEMFTGDEKFWQSLKVTFTYVFAGVPLRLIFALIVAMLLNKASRAVGLYRTLFYLPSIIGGSVAVAIMWRNIFGNEGTLNALLFFFGIDKKILWYQDPTKALWTLIFLAIWQFGSSMLIFLAGLKNIPPSYHEAANVDGANRFQVFFKITLPLLSPIIFFNLVMQTISAFMTFTPAYIITKGEGGPLDGTLLYSLYIFQKAFNFFQMGYASAMAWVLLVIVGILTLILFKTSKFWVHYESKED, from the coding sequence ATGAAAAAACGGCTCGCAAGTGAAAATCTGGCAGGCTATGCATTTATATCCCCGTTCATTATCGGTTTTATGGCATTTACCATTATTCCAATGGCCGTTTCCTTGTACTTATCCTTTACAAGCTACGATTTATTTTCAACACCAGTGTGGGTTGGCTTGGATAATTTCAAGGAAATGTTCACAGGTGATGAAAAGTTTTGGCAATCATTAAAGGTAACCTTTACGTACGTGTTTGCAGGTGTGCCTCTCAGGCTGATTTTTGCGCTGATTGTCGCCATGCTTCTCAATAAGGCGTCTAGAGCAGTAGGACTTTATCGCACCCTTTTTTATCTGCCTTCCATTATCGGAGGAAGTGTTGCTGTTGCGATCATGTGGAGAAACATTTTCGGTAATGAAGGAACACTGAATGCCCTGCTGTTTTTCTTTGGTATTGATAAGAAAATCCTTTGGTATCAAGACCCAACAAAAGCATTATGGACGCTGATTTTCCTTGCTATTTGGCAATTTGGTTCCTCGATGCTGATCTTTTTGGCAGGCTTGAAAAACATTCCGCCTTCCTATCATGAAGCGGCAAATGTAGATGGTGCTAACAGATTTCAAGTTTTCTTTAAAATCACGCTACCACTATTAAGCCCAATTATTTTCTTTAACCTTGTAATGCAGACGATTTCTGCCTTTATGACTTTCACTCCAGCATACATCATCACAAAGGGGGAAGGTGGACCGCTTGATGGCACACTTCTGTATTCCCTGTATATCTTTCAAAAGGCGTTCAACTTCTTTCAAATGGGCTATGCATCTGCGATGGCATGGGTGCTGCTCGTCATTGTTGGCATATTAACACTTATTTTGTTCAAAACGTCTAAATTCTGGGTTCATTACGAATCGAAGGAGGATTAA